In the genome of Candidatus Shapirobacteria bacterium, one region contains:
- a CDS encoding SIS domain-containing protein, with protein MWLPGLDIIRHQNYGLPVISEAKLKKRLIIFSSYSGNTEEVIDAYTKAGEMGLNRIVISVGGKLLELARREGVAYIQMPDEGIQPRSALPLSLKSMLLILRQKELLSEIIKLQYDFHPEKCEKEGKELVETLNGRVPIIYTASQSAILGYVWKITFNETGKIPAFSNGFPELDHNEIEGFGVEETTARLSSNFLFFVFVRR; from the coding sequence ATGTGGCTGCCGGGATTGGACATAATCAGGCATCAGAACTACGGACTGCCCGTAATTTCCGAAGCCAAACTTAAAAAGCGATTGATTATTTTTAGCTCGTATTCCGGGAACACGGAAGAAGTGATTGACGCATATACAAAAGCCGGCGAGATGGGATTAAACAGAATAGTAATTTCCGTCGGCGGGAAACTTTTGGAGTTGGCGAGGCGGGAGGGAGTAGCCTATATCCAAATGCCGGATGAAGGGATTCAGCCGCGGTCGGCGCTGCCTTTGAGCCTAAAAAGTATGCTCCTGATTTTAAGGCAAAAAGAATTGCTATCAGAGATAATAAAGTTACAATACGATTTTCATCCGGAAAAGTGTGAAAAAGAAGGCAAGGAATTGGTAGAAACGCTTAATGGCCGGGTGCCAATAATATATACAGCCAGCCAAAGCGCCATTTTGGGATATGTCTGGAAAATTACTTTTAATGAAACCGGGAAAATACCGGCATTTAGTAACGGTTTTCCCGAACTTGACCATAATGAAATAGAGGGCTTTGGAGTAGAGGAAACGACGGCCCGACTTTCGTCTAATTTTTTATTTTTTGTCTTTGTCAGACGGTGA